The following nucleotide sequence is from Salvelinus sp. IW2-2015 linkage group LG26, ASM291031v2, whole genome shotgun sequence.
GTTCAGACTTATTTTGACCAATTTCTCTCTTTCAAATAGAGGTGCTACAGTGTGTTCAGTACAGATACATAACTGAGCAGGGTTTtctacgctctctctctgtgccccccctttctgtctctccctctcagacTGGCAGATTGCCACGTTGGCCCTGTTGCTGGGTGGTGCTGCCCTCATCCTGTTCTCCTTCCTGGTGGCcctggtgtcagtgtgtgtcgGCTCCAGGAGCCGCTGCTACAGACCTGTCGCTGTCTTGCTGTCCGCTGCAGGTACAGTATGGCAtgaatacatgcacacacatcttcaaacagacacacacacacacacacacacacacacacagtacatacatactCTACACAGCATACACCCACAGTTTGTTATAACTAGAGAATCTTCATTTTTCTCTGATCTTGTCATTTACTCTGTAACAGTGGTGCTTCAGGTCTGCAGTCTGGTCCTCTACACCATTAAGTTCATTGAGACGGTTAGCTTGAGGATAAACCACGAGTTTAACTGGGGCTATGGCCTGGCCTGGGGGGCCACCATCTTCTCCTTCGGAGGGGCCATTCTCTATTGCCTCAACCCCAAGAACTATGAAGACTACTACTAAACCCtgcaagaggagaagagagcccTCTACACAActtcatgcccccccccccccaaactcacTGTGATAGCAGGCTATGCTCTGAACTTAGTCTATTCATTTTCTCTACCAGTTATATAAAACATTCACAGAAAAAATGTTGGAGAATAAACAACAGTAGTGTCTATAGGCTCCATTCAGACCATCATACAATTGTACTGTACCAGATGGTTGGCTCACAGGCTGAAAGGGACACTCTTACTCACATTATGATGTTGTGTTCTCCAAGGGAATCTCTGCCTGTGTTGTGACTGATGTCTGCTATAGGCTAAGTGGTTAGGCTGAAGAGCCAATCAGACAGTTCAATGGAATCCTAATGTCCAATCAGATACATCAGTGAAACCATGTCAGGTCCCCTTTTATGATAGGAACTTCAGCAGGATTTGGCAGGCACAATGCTTTGTTATTAATGACCAATCAAAGGGACCGGTGAGAGTGATGGACATAGACCAATCAGAGAGCAGAAGGATAGTCCAGGTGGACAGATTGATCTTGAGGAGGAAAGAAGTAGAATATGAGACTCATCTAAGGAAAGGAATCAAGGATGCATACCTTCACCCCCActaacatactgaacaaaaatacaaacacaacatgcaacaatttcaaggattttactgagttacagttcatataaggaaatacgtaaactttaattaattaattaggccctaatctatggatttcatatgacggcaggggagcagccatgcgtgggctgggagggcataggcccacccacttgggaggcaggcccacccactgtggagccaggcccagccaatctgaatgagtttttctccacaaaagggctttattacagacagaaatactcctcagtttcatcagctgtccaggtggctggtctcagatgatcttgcaggtgaagaagccggatgtggaggtcctgggctggcgtggttacatatgGTCTGCgatttggacgtactgccaaattctctaaaattatgttggaggaggcttatggtagaggaattaacattaaattatctggcaacagctctagtagACATTCCTCCAGTCCGCAAGCCAAtgacacgctccctcaaaacttgagagatctgtgtgtattgtgtgacaaaactgcacattttagagttgcctttaaagtccccagcacaaggtgcacctgtgtaatgatcatgcagtttaatcagcttcagatatgccacagctgtcaggtgtatcttggaaaaggagaaatgctcactaacagggatgtaaacatttgtGCAGAAAATTGGagagataagctttttgtgtgtatgaaaaacttctgggatcttttatttcagctcatgaaacatgggaccaacagtttacatgttgcgtttatatttttgttcagtatatttgtgaTTACCTTTGTCTTTATTTAATCTGTGGTAATCTAAAAGAGGACTGGATGGGTTCAGGCAGGCAACATAGAAAACCACTAGTTAAACTCTTTCACATATCCTGCCCCTCTAGATCAATTCATATGAAGGGGAGGtgacaaggagaggaagccactatAGACTATTGGTACACGCCCCAATGCCACAAACAAGAGATGGTATAATTGGTTAGGCCAGAGGTCACAACACATTCCAGGCAAAGTATTACTGGTTAAACATTAGCTCAGGCTACACACAACCATTAGGCATAATCTAAGACTGTGAGGCCTAGCCCCAGCTGTGCCGCGTTCAGATAACAGCAGATGATATGGAACTATGTACAGTAGTTTGAGTTGGTTTTGTGTGTTAAATGCTTTAATATAGTGTCGTAGATAAGGTGTGAAGAAGGCAATTGACCAGTGTTGTAGTGTGTGGGGCCTGAAGTGATATGATCAAacagccagtggaggctgctgaggggaggacgcctcataatggctggaacggagcggcgtcaaaccatgtgtttgacgtatttgataccaCTCCGCTCCTGCCGTTACCCCAAGCCCGTCCTCcataattaaggtgccaccaaccacgTGTGCACTCACATACTTCCCATGTGATYCCTCTTGGTCCACGCTAGAaatctcccaaatggcaccctattccctatatagttcactactgacaaggggccctggtcaaaagtagtgcattatgtggggaatagggtgccatttgggacacagcactCAGTACAAAGACCTCTTAATACTGCACTATTATAGAAAATGTTTTGAATATACTCTCATCCATAACTTAAAATGAAAGTTagtctttacattaaaaacaataCATGTAAATGAAGAGAGTAGGAATGCTTGAGGTAGAAATGTGGGAGTGTAAAGGAGTAACGAGGTGTGTGCTGAGTGACTACATCTGCATRGCCTGStgtttggggtttcaggctgggtttctgtacagcactttgtgacatcagctgaagtaagaagggctttataaataaagttGATTGCTGATGTGTGTCTGATGCCTACTGCTTTATTTACTAATACAATAAAACTGGTCATGAAAAAGACTCGCGTGTTTAATTTGCATTAGGGGACAACCCAGTCAAAGCAAGCAGTAGCTCattaaaaggcccagtgcagtctaAATCTAGATTCtgtgttttacatacatttccacacAAGGTTGGAATAATASTGTGAAAATGGTAATGCCCTGTTTGTTTTCAAACCGCTCTTACACAGAGAAMtccaaacctctgccaataaaaACAAGTTCAGCTTTCCCCTCTTCACTCAGACCAGTCCTAGATAGCCCTTGCAAAATTGCTGTTTCTTTTGGCcatttaaatgtaaaaacaaatcacagtaaggtacttcaattgttacccagaaattatttgatattaagCTAAAAACGGCTATATTGGACCTTTAAACTAAAATGACACAAACTAcagacaatacaaaaaaaaacacaagagaCTACAGGAAATAGTCCAGGTGTAAGCAACAGTCACACAGAATCAGCTCCTTTATTAAGTACAGCAACTTGAGCCATTTGCACAGGAAAATTGACATCTTTAACACGGAATACAGTGTGGGCATAATATGCATACAAGTACCAGGAATATATTCATATGCAAGTCTCTTTAGTGTTCTTCATTTGATGAAAGGAGGAGCTCTTGGTACAGAGCTGATACAGTGTATAATCTACATTAGGATGAGTTCACCAGACCCTTTCTTTTTGCCATTGCATTGTCCCACTGTCAGAGTGCAGTGCAGCCCTGGCCATTTGTAGAGGAATGTCCCACTGTAAGAAGCGCCTGCGTTCGTCCACGGGGTTTGGGAATGGGCTCAGTCGTGTAAACAGGGCAGTCATTCATTCTGCAATGGAATGTTCACTCTGTAAACCACGCCTCCTCTTCCTGCGTATTTTAAAAACAACGCTCCAGTAGTTGTAGCCACACCCACTGTCCGCTCGACAGCTAGTCCCTCCTTTTTAGGTTGCCATGAGAACAGTCTCCCGCTATCCTCTCCTGTAAAAATGCTTTCCTCCAATGGAAACAAGGGTCATAGTGCAGGGGGGAGGGTTATCACACAAAGCCATGGGCGGGGACCAATTGGAGGAGAAGTTTACAGGGATGGAGGAAGTAAGGGTGGGGGGGTGACTACTATCCGGGATAGGGCTGGGCAAGGTTCAGGTGTAGCGCGGCATCTCGCACTGTTCACAGCGGTTGAGTGCAGGGTGGTTGAGGAAGGTGCATTCTTCACAGCTCCACTGGGCTCCCTCAAAGTCCTCGTCCCTCTGAGCGGGCCCGGCGGCTACAGGCTTGGCGTTCCGCTCCACCTCTGGGAGAAAGACAGAGTCTTAAcgtcacacagacaaacacagcatATATAGTCTCAGTATTTTTCTTTTAAGAAACAATAAGAAGTGGACactccaccactgttttggtaaaacgcTGAAGGATAAGGCTGAagaaaatgtaaccactctcaaattcatagacagagctatggatgcaaggactgaccatccatcatACCAACATtagtttgaaccatgttttgaggttatGCAGTGTTTGTCTACAATtatgttgtttacaaacaatggagtaaaacaagcttacatGTTGGGTTCTGACAGGGTACGACagctgaactaagctcatgaagcatttatATTGGTTCTATTCTTCAATAATTCATttggtatatatcattaattgaaaagtataaaaataaaatggatgtatcaattgcagattgcccctttaagtgttACCAATGTTTACAATGGTACGATAGAGGACATCATGGTTCTCACCTTTCCTTCCTGGCTTGGGCGGTACCACCGGACCGGTCTGTATGTTCTTATAAAAGTTGTTCTCAGCTTTCGGATCAAACTTCCCTGTGGAAATGATACAATTAGTACAGCATTGGTAGTTTGACTCGTGAATGGGTGCTCCTGTACACTGCATCTtcaaaagcctgtgtgtgtgtgtatatacacacacctctAGACTGCAGCAGATCTGTCTCTTTCAGGGTGCAGTCGATATCAATCTGAAGCTGTCTGTTCAGACTGCGTAATCGGGTCATCTCTTCAGGCTGGAAAAGGCACAAACACCAGTGGATGAGAGATGAGACACAAAAATAGAGATAACAGAAGGTTTGGTATCCTACCAAATCTAATACTCTGCAAAGACCTATCTATGTGATAAGAATCAGATAAAAACTGTTTGTGCATGCACATATACAGGTAaccgccaaaataaaggaaacaccagcaTATAAAGTGTCTTAGGGCGTTGAGCCAGAACAGCTGCAATGCACCTTGGCAcaaattctacaagtgtctggaactctattggaaggatgacaccattcttccatcatttggtgttttgttgatggtggtggaaaacgctgtccaGAATCTCCAATAAGTGTTcaactgggttgagatctggtgactgagacagccatggcatagggtttacattgttttcatgctcatcaaaccattcagggaccactcgtgccctgtggatgggggcattgtcatcctatgagggcatagccatggtagccaaaataaatgGCCATCCCAGAATTTTTATACATgactctaagcatgatgggacattcattgcttaattaactctggaaccacacctgtgtggaagcacctgctttaaatatacttcacatccctcatttactcaagtgtttccattatcttggctgttACCTGTACTTTTACAGTATATGGTTATTTAKgctgaacaaaaatataaaaacacaacatgtaacaatttcaaagattttactgagttccagtttaaggaaatcagtcaattaaaataaataaataaatgaggccctaatctatgtatatctcatgactgggaatacagatatgcatctgttggtcacagatacctttaaaataaGCTGTGGATCAGaacaccagtcagtatctggtgtgaacattatttgtctcatgcagcacgacaAATCTccatcacatagagttgatcatgctgttgattgtggcctgtggaatgttgtcccactcctcttcaatggctgtgcgaactcgctggatattggcgggaactggaaaatgctgtcgtacacattgatccagagcatcccaaacatgctctacgggtgacatgtctggtgagtatgcaggccatggaagaactgggtcattgtcagcttccaggaattgtgtacagatccttgcgacatcgggctgtgcattatcatgctgaaacatgaggtgatggcggcggatgaatggcatgtcaatgggcctcaggatctcgtcacgatatctctgtgcattgaaattgccatctataaaatgcaattgtgttcattgtctgtagcttatggctgcccagtggtgtaaaaaacacccaattgtcatactggagtaaaagtaaagataatttaatagaaaatgactaaagtaaaagtgcaactcacccagtaaaatactacttgagtaaaagcctaaaagtatttggctttaaatatacttaagtatcaagagcaaatgtaattgctaaaatatacttaagtatcaaaagtataaataatttcaaattccttatattaagcaaatcagatggcCTCATTTTCATGTTTAAAAAATTGAAGGATAGCCAAGGgcacaacattcagacataatttacaagcaaAGCATGtgattagtgagtccgccagatcagaggtagtagggatgaccagggattttctcttgataagtacgtgAATTGGAGCATTTCAGTCAGAGTacttgtcagggaaaatgtatggagtaaaaagtacattattttctttaggaatgtagttaagTAACAGTTGTCcataatataaatagtaaagtaaaagtacagataccccccaaaaatacttgagtcgtattttaaagtatttttacacttctgttcctgcccataccataaccccaccacagggcactctgttcacaacactgacatcagcaaaacgctcATCCACACGACACCagacacgtggtctgcggttatgaggccggttgggtgtactgccaaattctctaaaacgatgtgggaggtggcttatggtagagaaatMAACATTcagttatctggcaacagctctggtggacatttctgcagtcagcatgccaactgcacgctccctcattttagagtggacattttattgtcccctgtataatgatcatgctgtttaattagcttcttgatatgccacacctgtcaagtgaatGGGTTATcctggaaaaggagaaatgctcactaacaggaatgtaaaacatttgtgcataaaagttgagagaaatattatttttgtacgtatggaacatttttgggatcttttatttcagctcatgaaacatgggaccaacactttacatgttgcatgaaatattttgttcagtgtagatacacaacatgaccaaaagtatttggacacctgctcgtcgaacgtctcattcaaaaatcatgggcattaatatggagttggtcccccctttgctgctataacagtttccactcttctgggaaggctttacactagatgttggaacattgctgaggggacttacttccattcagccacaagagcattagtgagatcggcactgatgttgagcgattaggcctggcttgcagtccgTGTTccttccccaagctgttgccacaaagttgtaaacTCAGAATAATCTagtatgtcattgtatgctgtagcgttttcCTTCAATGGACCTAAGGGGCCCAGccagaacaatgaaaaacagccccagaccattattcctcttccaccacactttacagttggcactacgcatttgGGCAGGTTaagagaaatttgacaaactgacttattggaaaggtggcatcctatgatggtgccacgttgaaagtcactgagctcttcagtaaggcattctaccgccaatgtttgtctatggagattgcatggctgtgtgctcaatgttatacactggtcagcaacgggtgtggctgaaatagccaaatccactaatttgaaggggtgtccacatttgTGTATATAGTTTATGTACAGTACTGGTCAAAGTTCACACACCTACTTAtttaagggtttctttatttttactattttctacattgtagaataatactgaagacatcaaaactatgaaacaacacatatggaaggtctagtgattgtggaggccaggtcatctgacgcagcactccatcactcttcttagtcaaatagcccttacacagcctggaggtgtgttgggtcattgtcctgttgaaaaacaaatgatagtcccactaagagcaaatcagatgagatggcgtatcgctgtggtagccatgctggttaagtgtgcctggaattctaaataaatcactgacagtgtcaccagcaaagcacccccatatcacacatcctcctccatgcttcacggtggaaaccacacatgcggagatcatccgttcacctactctgcgtctcacaaagacacagaggttggaaccaaaatccaaagtccaatttggactcatcagaccaaaaggacagatttccacctgtctaatttccattgttcatgtttc
It contains:
- the tmem47 gene encoding transmembrane protein 47; this encodes MASSVSGTEEVRVSALTPLKLVGLVCVFLALCLDVGAVLSPAWVTAYNQYYLSLWESCWKPVNSDTWQCNTTLETDWQIATLALLLGGAALILFSFLVALVSVCVGSRSRCYRPVAVLLSAAVVLQVCSLVLYTIKFIETVSLRINHEFNWGYGLAWGATIFSFGGAILYCLNPKNYEDYY